One window of Chryseobacterium indologenes genomic DNA carries:
- a CDS encoding helix-turn-helix domain-containing protein produces the protein MGLIAALPDIDKDDKSVFVMHEKSEKLIPFHKHTKGQLSYVEGGIAYITINNRTYVVPARHFFWIPQGMEHILEIGHTATVLRSLYFYAHDDLSDPFYSRLGIYPASELLIQMIKYTEIWDEKHVTSKDENFEFLVALKKILPKTHQQPLPIILPATHNKQMMKIVSYLEWNIGEKLTLANVSGRFGLSERSMSRLFKADMDISFLQYLKTLRIIKAIELLLNTDKPINEIADDVGYSSISAFSDTFREFTQSRPSDLRKSNKAIQNLTD, from the coding sequence ATGGGATTAATTGCTGCGCTTCCTGATATTGATAAAGACGACAAAAGTGTATTTGTTATGCACGAAAAATCAGAAAAACTGATTCCTTTCCACAAGCATACAAAAGGACAGCTGAGTTATGTAGAAGGTGGTATTGCTTATATTACGATCAACAACAGAACGTATGTGGTTCCGGCCCGGCATTTTTTTTGGATTCCGCAGGGAATGGAACATATTTTAGAGATCGGGCACACCGCAACTGTTCTGCGCTCTCTTTATTTTTATGCCCATGATGATCTCTCAGATCCTTTCTACAGCAGGCTGGGAATATATCCGGCATCAGAACTGCTGATCCAGATGATCAAGTATACTGAAATATGGGATGAAAAACATGTTACTTCAAAAGACGAAAATTTTGAATTTCTGGTAGCTTTAAAAAAAATACTGCCAAAAACCCATCAGCAGCCTTTACCCATCATTCTTCCGGCCACTCACAACAAACAGATGATGAAAATTGTATCTTATCTGGAGTGGAATATCGGGGAAAAACTTACTTTGGCCAATGTAAGCGGCAGATTCGGGCTGAGTGAGCGCTCCATGTCCCGTCTTTTCAAAGCAGATATGGATATTTCTTTTCTTCAATACCTGAAAACATTAAGAATTATAAAAGCCATTGAATTACTTTTAAATACGGACAAACCCATCAATGAAATTGCGGATGATGTGGGTTACAGCTCCATTAGCGCGTTTAGTGATACATTCCGCGAATTTACCCAATCCAGACCTTCTGATTTAAGAAAGAGCAATAAAGCTATTCAAAATCTCACAGATTAA
- a CDS encoding TolC family protein, with protein sequence MKIYVAGLLMLGISCTISAQTGSPTKDTIRLSLKDAWQKAEENSRHIRINTINVDIAEAEVKDAKRERLPEIEVKGSAEKASNIPIYENGIFSKPTQHEVIHTLYRAGADFYLNIYNGNKLNLKIKENQTLQKIKDIQKEQSVSDIHYKTAALYLELQKTLIFRNLIQQDIADQKTQLKEIQSLYKNGVVLKSDVLRIELELSKRKMALVTIENDILIATQKLNIILGIPDEQTVIPEAPLNQWDENTSYNDYLKLALDHSFSYHVSEQQTELSKLKLKQVKANVRPKIGMYGEFYYANPQIFLYPYNPYWYSLGIVGIKASFSISSLYHNTHKVKAAQLEFEKEEEAHKDTEDKVRQQVKEAYLRYQEALEQIKVAEANVIQAKENARIIKNTYFSQTSLITELLDADIQLLQTKFELEAAKIMAQNNYYLLQNITGVFIIQ encoded by the coding sequence ATGAAAATTTATGTCGCCGGATTGCTGATGCTGGGAATTTCCTGCACAATATCAGCTCAGACTGGCAGTCCAACTAAGGATACTATACGACTTTCCTTAAAAGATGCGTGGCAAAAAGCTGAAGAAAACAGCCGCCATATCAGAATCAATACCATCAATGTAGACATTGCGGAAGCTGAAGTAAAAGATGCGAAAAGAGAACGGCTTCCTGAAATAGAAGTTAAAGGTTCTGCAGAAAAAGCATCCAACATTCCCATCTATGAAAACGGAATCTTTTCCAAACCGACCCAGCATGAAGTTATTCATACTCTTTACCGGGCAGGAGCAGATTTTTATCTGAACATTTATAACGGAAATAAGTTGAATCTTAAGATCAAGGAAAACCAGACTCTTCAGAAAATTAAGGATATCCAGAAAGAGCAGTCTGTATCTGATATTCATTACAAAACAGCAGCTCTATACCTTGAACTCCAGAAAACTTTAATTTTCAGAAACCTTATTCAGCAGGATATTGCCGATCAGAAAACGCAGCTTAAAGAAATTCAGTCCCTTTATAAAAACGGGGTCGTTTTAAAGAGTGATGTTTTAAGGATTGAACTTGAACTTTCAAAGCGGAAAATGGCTTTGGTAACCATAGAAAATGATATTCTCATTGCGACTCAAAAGCTGAATATTATCCTTGGTATTCCTGATGAACAGACTGTCATTCCTGAAGCTCCACTTAATCAATGGGATGAAAATACCTCTTACAATGATTATTTGAAGCTGGCACTGGATCACTCTTTCAGTTACCATGTTTCTGAACAGCAGACAGAGCTGAGTAAACTCAAACTAAAGCAGGTAAAAGCTAATGTAAGACCTAAAATCGGGATGTACGGCGAATTTTATTATGCCAATCCGCAGATTTTTCTCTATCCCTACAATCCTTATTGGTATTCATTGGGAATAGTGGGAATTAAAGCATCTTTTTCCATCTCCTCTCTTTACCATAATACTCATAAAGTAAAGGCAGCACAGCTGGAATTTGAAAAAGAAGAAGAAGCACACAAGGATACAGAGGATAAAGTGAGACAACAGGTGAAAGAAGCCTATCTGAGGTATCAGGAAGCACTTGAGCAGATAAAGGTAGCGGAAGCCAATGTCATCCAGGCCAAAGAGAATGCGCGTATCATTAAGAATACTTATTTCAGCCAGACTTCTCTTATTACAGAACTGCTGGATGCAGATATACAGCTTCTTCAGACAAAATTTGAACTGGAAGCGGCAAAGATTATGGCACAGAACAATTATTATTTACTACAAAATATTACAGGCGTTTTTATAATACAATGA
- a CDS encoding HlyD family secretion protein, producing the protein MKKKYTPTDRLITKITGWISVLIVAALAVWGGFTLKNYYAYEQTNDAQVQEYVNPIISRAGGFIVAVKFEENQEVKKGDTLLIIDNREYILQQKQTQAALQKARAQLRVLESNTGTTEKEAEAAMAQIDANKAKVWKQQLDYNRYKKLYDEESATKQRLEDVKATLDVNESDYKSSQDNYAASLSKINDIQAEKTVVLAEIGRLEALLDRHKLDVSYTAVTAAYDGRMGRRTVEVGQMIDAGETLAFIVNNETDKWVVANYKETQIRDMHIGDHVKIVADSYPDREFKGTIISLSPATGSSFSLLPPDNSTGNYVKIVQRIPVRIKVDGIRKDIDVLKVGMNVNVYADKKHSNG; encoded by the coding sequence ATGAAAAAAAAATATACTCCCACCGACAGACTGATCACAAAGATCACAGGATGGATTTCAGTTTTAATTGTTGCAGCACTTGCTGTTTGGGGTGGTTTTACCCTAAAGAACTACTATGCATACGAACAGACCAATGATGCACAGGTTCAGGAATATGTGAACCCTATTATTTCAAGAGCCGGAGGGTTTATTGTAGCGGTGAAATTTGAAGAAAACCAGGAAGTTAAAAAAGGGGATACACTTCTGATCATCGATAACCGTGAATATATCCTTCAGCAGAAACAGACGCAGGCAGCCCTTCAGAAAGCCCGTGCCCAACTGAGAGTATTGGAAAGTAACACAGGTACGACAGAAAAAGAAGCGGAAGCAGCAATGGCTCAGATAGATGCCAATAAAGCAAAAGTATGGAAGCAGCAGCTTGATTATAACAGATATAAAAAATTGTATGATGAAGAATCTGCCACAAAACAAAGGCTTGAAGATGTAAAAGCAACGTTGGATGTCAATGAAAGTGATTACAAATCTTCACAGGATAATTACGCTGCTTCACTATCAAAAATAAATGATATTCAGGCAGAAAAAACAGTTGTTCTGGCAGAAATTGGAAGACTGGAAGCCCTATTGGACCGCCACAAACTGGATGTAAGCTATACGGCAGTTACTGCAGCTTATGATGGAAGAATGGGACGTAGAACCGTTGAAGTAGGGCAGATGATTGATGCCGGAGAAACGCTGGCATTTATTGTCAATAATGAAACAGATAAGTGGGTGGTTGCGAATTATAAGGAAACACAGATCAGGGATATGCATATCGGGGACCATGTGAAAATTGTAGCAGATTCTTATCCTGACAGGGAATTTAAAGGAACGATTATTTCGCTTTCTCCGGCAACAGGTTCTAGTTTTTCATTGCTTCCTCCGGATAATTCCACCGGGAATTATGTGAAGATTGTTCAGCGTATTCCTGTGAGAATAAAAGTAGATGGAATAAGAAAAGATATCGATGTCCTGAAAGTAGGAATGAACGTGAATGTATATGCCGACAAAAAACATTCTAATGGCTAA
- a CDS encoding beta-carotene 15,15'-monooxygenase: MAKRPMPFFKRWAPEWLIKIILFSMTLPGIIIFFLPLANVNAAAGYYGCEPADIQFSVALFYAGYVGFYSLERRFFSFLAAKEYFLLFTTLQIVACLVCYFTNEIYILFPVRFMQGMLFAGNVNLSLTLIFTRLSSERAREISFSVFFGILICALPFNNLITADLIDSYNFNIVYKTAIFSYLPGLIFLTLAMSNYRTHARFHLYKLDWQSFGLFSTILVLVGYITIFGQEYYWLEDNRILGSAIGIVVLGGISIFRQQVIKRPYIDLRIFKYRNFKVGLLILFVMYICRFASGIVNSYFAAELHLDPLHISYINIFNLAGLVAGVIIACCMVLQKKNIRYIWGFGFLMLLIFHGLMYYSFDVQADEFNYYIPLFLQGLGVGLIMVPTIIFIISSVPAVIGPSAAATALAVRYLGFCISIALINFFELFEKSRHYNAFQDHLSAVDPAVKNFLHQQTSKLISRGMPEDKAVKAANKLLVGRMNMQDHLRFAMDYYEMMVWLLAASLLLIFLFPYLNRTALYLKSRRLSPA, translated from the coding sequence ATGGCTAAAAGACCAATGCCCTTTTTCAAAAGATGGGCACCAGAATGGCTCATCAAGATCATTCTCTTTTCGATGACTCTTCCGGGGATCATTATATTTTTTCTTCCTTTGGCTAATGTGAATGCAGCAGCAGGATATTATGGCTGTGAACCCGCGGATATTCAGTTTTCTGTAGCCTTGTTCTATGCAGGATATGTAGGGTTTTACAGTCTGGAAAGAAGGTTTTTCAGTTTTCTGGCAGCAAAAGAATATTTTCTTCTGTTTACCACACTGCAGATTGTGGCTTGTCTCGTATGTTATTTTACCAACGAAATTTATATCCTGTTTCCAGTGCGTTTCATGCAGGGAATGTTATTTGCAGGAAACGTAAACCTTTCGCTTACCCTTATTTTTACGAGACTGAGCAGTGAAAGAGCAAGGGAGATCAGTTTTTCTGTATTCTTCGGAATTCTGATCTGCGCACTGCCGTTTAATAATCTGATTACTGCAGATCTTATCGATTCCTATAATTTTAATATTGTCTATAAAACAGCCATATTCTCTTACCTGCCCGGGCTTATTTTTCTCACTCTTGCCATGAGCAATTACAGAACTCATGCTAGATTTCATCTGTATAAGCTCGATTGGCAGAGCTTTGGACTTTTCAGTACTATTTTGGTGCTGGTAGGATATATTACCATTTTTGGACAGGAATATTACTGGCTGGAAGATAACCGGATTCTGGGAAGCGCCATAGGAATTGTTGTTTTGGGAGGAATATCCATTTTCCGTCAGCAGGTGATTAAAAGACCATATATTGACCTGCGGATTTTTAAATACAGAAACTTTAAAGTAGGATTGCTGATCCTTTTTGTGATGTATATCTGTCGGTTTGCATCCGGAATTGTTAACAGTTATTTTGCTGCGGAACTGCATTTGGATCCGCTTCATATTTCCTATATAAATATTTTCAATCTTGCAGGATTGGTTGCCGGGGTAATTATTGCCTGTTGTATGGTATTGCAAAAGAAAAATATACGGTACATCTGGGGTTTTGGATTTTTAATGCTGTTGATCTTTCATGGATTGATGTATTATTCTTTTGACGTTCAGGCTGATGAGTTTAATTATTATATTCCCTTGTTTCTTCAGGGATTGGGAGTAGGATTGATTATGGTTCCCACAATTATTTTTATTATTTCGTCAGTTCCTGCTGTTATTGGCCCCTCAGCTGCTGCAACAGCTTTGGCAGTCCGATACCTGGGGTTTTGTATCAGTATAGCGCTGATCAATTTTTTTGAATTGTTTGAAAAAAGCCGCCATTATAATGCTTTTCAGGATCATTTAAGTGCTGTGGACCCGGCAGTCAAAAACTTTCTTCATCAGCAGACATCTAAACTTATTTCCAGGGGAATGCCTGAAGATAAAGCGGTAAAAGCAGCCAATAAATTGTTGGTGGGAAGAATGAATATGCAGGATCATTTGCGTTTTGCAATGGATTATTATGAAATGATGGTGTGGCTTCTTGCGGCCTCACTGTTATTGATTTTTCTTTTCCCTTATCTGAACCGTACAGCTCTTTATTTGAAATCCCGTAGACTATCACCTGCTTAG
- a CDS encoding GlxA family transcriptional regulator, with product MKNEVQHTGKKNIVLLALPEVQLLDIAGPWDVFTAANRFLNSERQDSGYHVHLVSGTLEKVIYSGSGMPLSCSHTIYDIDFSVDTLLVAGTTLSVLDEISPDVYHYLQNITPQVRRMGSVCVGAFVLAKAGLLDGRQVTTHWKFADELQKSYPKLEVNVNPFFICDKPIYTSGGVSSGMDLALALLEEDFGKALAAEVACHLVLHLKRPGMQSQFGNALPEYETMSPFTKQVRDLLKDKLGEAVTVEYIAESLSMSVRNFSRVFVKESGITPGRFIEKMRLDQARNMLEYTNMSIEIIADKCGFGSVVSLRRLFLKNISLTPAQYRKTFKRTE from the coding sequence ATGAAGAATGAAGTACAACATACCGGGAAGAAAAACATAGTTCTTTTGGCATTGCCAGAGGTGCAACTGCTTGATATTGCCGGACCGTGGGATGTTTTTACAGCAGCAAACCGTTTTTTGAACAGCGAAAGACAGGATTCCGGTTATCATGTTCATCTGGTATCCGGGACATTAGAGAAAGTAATCTATTCCGGGTCGGGAATGCCGCTATCGTGTAGTCATACCATTTATGATATTGATTTTTCTGTAGATACTTTACTCGTGGCTGGTACCACTTTGAGTGTGCTGGATGAGATCAGTCCCGATGTTTATCATTATCTTCAAAATATAACACCACAAGTAAGGCGGATGGGATCAGTATGTGTAGGAGCATTTGTTCTTGCTAAAGCTGGTCTGCTGGATGGAAGACAAGTAACTACCCATTGGAAATTTGCAGATGAACTGCAGAAATCTTACCCAAAGTTGGAGGTCAATGTTAATCCATTTTTTATTTGTGACAAACCTATCTATACTTCAGGAGGTGTTTCTTCAGGAATGGATCTGGCATTGGCACTCTTGGAAGAGGATTTTGGTAAAGCTTTGGCAGCAGAAGTCGCCTGTCATCTTGTTCTGCATTTAAAAAGACCCGGAATGCAGTCTCAGTTTGGAAACGCATTGCCGGAATATGAAACTATGTCTCCTTTTACAAAACAGGTTCGGGATCTGTTGAAAGACAAGCTAGGGGAGGCTGTAACGGTAGAATATATTGCTGAATCTCTGAGTATGAGTGTCCGCAATTTTTCGAGGGTATTTGTAAAGGAATCAGGAATAACGCCTGGCAGATTTATTGAAAAAATGAGGCTGGATCAGGCCAGGAATATGCTTGAATATACCAATATGAGTATAGAGATAATAGCTGATAAATGTGGCTTTGGCAGTGTTGTTTCGCTGCGTCGTTTATTCCTTAAAAATATTTCTCTCACCCCGGCGCAATACCGGAAAACATTTAAGCGCACAGAATAA
- a CDS encoding DJ-1/PfpI family protein, translated as MKHEQDNKTMNVAFLVYDQVEVLDLNGPLDVFVKANIIQPNSYDCFTVGKTKDVIYTEANTMAVIPTYDLQTCPKPDMIVIPGASPDYIMKYIQDKDFEETVLKWIKNHYDAGTVVFTVCTGSMLLSRTGILDGHDITTHSMLLDALEQYNPEANIFREVRYIDQEQLITTAGITAGIDAALYLIGKHLGQETVDTIIKIFEYQNNKIDVSN; from the coding sequence ATGAAACACGAACAAGACAATAAAACAATGAATGTAGCATTTTTAGTCTATGATCAGGTAGAAGTACTTGATTTAAACGGTCCTTTGGATGTTTTTGTTAAAGCAAATATCATACAGCCGAACAGTTATGATTGCTTTACGGTCGGAAAAACAAAAGACGTTATATACACAGAAGCAAATACGATGGCTGTTATTCCCACCTATGACTTGCAGACCTGTCCAAAGCCGGATATGATCGTCATTCCCGGAGCAAGTCCTGATTACATTATGAAATATATTCAGGATAAAGATTTTGAAGAAACGGTTCTGAAATGGATTAAAAATCATTATGATGCCGGAACTGTTGTATTTACAGTATGTACAGGAAGCATGTTGCTATCCCGGACGGGCATACTTGATGGTCACGATATCACAACTCATAGTATGCTGCTGGATGCTTTAGAACAATATAATCCGGAAGCCAATATATTCCGGGAAGTACGTTATATTGATCAGGAACAGTTGATTACTACTGCAGGAATTACAGCCGGAATTGATGCTGCCCTCTATCTTATTGGAAAACATCTGGGGCAGGAAACCGTTGATACTATTATCAAAATTTTTGAATATCAGAATAATAAAATTGATGTTTCAAATTAA
- a CDS encoding transposase translates to MESLPISITRAEIWLCITTLLYFLMNGAQIFETLVFVPKWTSSPPDTLKFLQDGKGASLKFFWIILHSLHEIAFILAIIFCWKIDPVRNWLLVLFIIHAAVRVWTLAFFAPNIIQFQNLAASSSILEEIISRISLWKTLNYVRVAIYIAVSIGFIPLCIKLFSFRH, encoded by the coding sequence ATGGAAAGTTTACCCATCTCAATTACCCGCGCAGAAATATGGCTTTGCATTACTACACTGCTTTATTTCCTTATGAATGGCGCACAGATTTTCGAAACTCTTGTATTTGTGCCTAAATGGACTTCTTCCCCACCCGACACATTAAAATTTCTTCAGGATGGAAAAGGAGCAAGTCTGAAATTTTTCTGGATCATTCTTCATTCTCTTCACGAAATCGCTTTCATTCTTGCTATTATTTTTTGCTGGAAAATTGATCCGGTAAGGAACTGGCTTTTGGTTTTATTCATTATTCATGCAGCAGTAAGAGTCTGGACGCTGGCCTTTTTTGCACCTAATATTATACAGTTTCAAAATTTGGCAGCATCCTCTTCCATTTTAGAAGAAATAATATCCAGAATATCACTTTGGAAAACCCTGAATTATGTGCGGGTAGCTATTTATATTGCCGTTTCAATTGGCTTTATTCCTCTTTGCATTAAGCTGTTCAGCTTCCGTCACTAA
- a CDS encoding MarR family winged helix-turn-helix transcriptional regulator, whose amino-acid sequence MAKNSIQNFREASRSYSDASIFMHEAIARKAGLSSADHKYLGLILKYDSITAGEISKLTGLTTGAVTGLIDRLEKKDLLKRQFIKEDRRKVIIIPNVENSMKLLGPIFDELQQKTLSLIATFSQKEIESIERYFREATILMKETAEHLNNP is encoded by the coding sequence ATGGCTAAAAATAGTATACAGAATTTTCGCGAAGCCAGCAGATCGTATTCTGATGCTTCAATTTTTATGCACGAAGCTATTGCCAGAAAAGCAGGTCTTTCCAGTGCTGACCATAAGTATCTGGGACTTATTCTGAAGTATGACTCTATAACAGCAGGGGAAATTTCAAAGTTAACAGGCCTTACGACAGGTGCAGTAACAGGATTGATAGACAGGCTGGAGAAAAAGGATCTTCTTAAGAGACAGTTTATCAAGGAAGACCGAAGAAAAGTAATCATCATTCCAAATGTTGAGAACAGCATGAAATTATTGGGTCCTATTTTCGATGAGCTGCAACAAAAGACACTGAGTCTCATTGCTACATTTTCTCAAAAGGAAATAGAATCCATTGAGAGATATTTCAGAGAGGCAACTATTCTTATGAAAGAAACTGCAGAACATTTAAACAACCCATAA
- a CDS encoding recombinase family protein, which translates to MRQADLYIRVSTDEQADKGYSQRDQEDRLRKYCEIKGITIRNVYIEDYSAKTFNRPEWQKYLVALRKIKKNTTASLLLFTKWDRFSRNAGDAYQMINLLRSFSVEPEAIEQPLDFDIPENKIMLAFYLATPEVENDRRSLNTFYGMRRAKKEG; encoded by the coding sequence ATGAGACAAGCTGACTTATATATACGTGTATCTACAGATGAACAAGCAGATAAAGGATACTCTCAACGAGATCAGGAAGATCGTTTGAGAAAGTACTGTGAAATCAAAGGTATCACAATAAGGAATGTTTACATTGAAGATTATTCAGCTAAAACCTTTAATAGACCTGAGTGGCAAAAGTACTTAGTAGCACTACGGAAAATAAAAAAGAATACAACTGCTTCACTATTACTATTCACAAAATGGGATAGGTTTAGCCGTAATGCTGGTGATGCATACCAAATGATCAATCTGCTACGCTCCTTTAGCGTAGAGCCCGAAGCCATTGAACAACCCCTTGATTTTGACATTCCAGAAAACAAGATAATGCTCGCTTTTTATCTTGCCACTCCTGAAGTAGAAAATGATCGTAGATCACTGAACACTTTTTACGGAATGAGACGTGCTAAAAAAGAAGGCTGA